From Verrucomicrobia bacterium S94, the proteins below share one genomic window:
- a CDS encoding ABC transporter ATP-binding protein, which yields MTDLPSTLNLPSYKEQSHKVKERLDHIKSQPVVIEVDKLVKDFPTEEGMRRILDQVSFKVHKREFLSIIGPSGCGKSTVIRMMACLEEITDGLILVDGYPVSEPGADRGMVFQKYTLFPWLTVKKNVMFGLEVGGASKFDAERDALQWLDIVGLEPYADLYPAQLSGGMQQRVAIARALANKPKVLLMDEPFGALDAQTRAKMQAYLLQIWKKIDITIIFITHDLDEAVYLSDRVLVLEANPGRVQEMVEVPVSRPRSPSQFLSPEFLTTKIHLEELIHPTAEEAQDDFEVVKMVAKEAG from the coding sequence ATGACCGATTTGCCCAGTACACTGAACCTGCCGTCCTATAAAGAGCAGTCGCATAAAGTGAAGGAGCGTCTGGACCATATCAAAAGCCAGCCGGTTGTTATCGAAGTCGATAAGCTGGTGAAGGATTTTCCAACGGAAGAGGGCATGCGCCGCATTCTCGACCAGGTGTCTTTTAAAGTGCACAAGCGCGAATTCCTTTCCATCATCGGCCCGTCGGGCTGTGGTAAGTCGACGGTGATCCGCATGATGGCCTGTCTGGAAGAGATCACCGACGGTCTGATTCTAGTGGACGGTTATCCAGTATCCGAGCCCGGGGCTGATCGCGGTATGGTGTTCCAGAAGTACACGCTCTTTCCCTGGCTGACCGTAAAGAAGAATGTCATGTTCGGTTTGGAGGTCGGCGGTGCCAGTAAGTTTGATGCCGAGCGCGATGCCCTCCAGTGGCTGGATATTGTCGGGCTCGAACCCTATGCCGATCTTTATCCGGCACAGCTTTCCGGCGGGATGCAGCAGCGCGTGGCCATTGCCCGCGCATTAGCCAATAAGCCGAAAGTGCTGCTGATGGATGAGCCGTTCGGGGCGCTTGATGCGCAGACGCGCGCCAAAATGCAGGCCTATCTCCTGCAGATCTGGAAGAAGATCGATATCACGATTATTTTTATTACGCACGATCTGGATGAGGCGGTTTATCTCTCCGACCGCGTGCTGGTGCTCGAAGCCAATCCGGGCCGGGTGCAGGAAATGGTGGAAGTCCCGGTCAGCAGGCCGCGTTCGCCGAGTCAGTTTTTATCGCCGGAGTTTCTGACCACTAAAATCCATCTCGAGGAACTGATTCATCCAACCGCAGAGGAGGCTCAGGATGATTTTGAGGTGGTTAAAATGGTGGCCAAAGAAGCTGGATGA
- a CDS encoding cytochrome C biogenesis protein: protein MEQLFIALTHAIESTPLIALSAALVWGVLSIILSPCHLASIPLIIGFIDEQGRTSPRRAFLTALLFATGILLTIALIGLITAALGRMMGDVGRYGNWFVALIFFVVGLHLLGVIPMPGSGPGQVGMKRKGLLAAFILGLIFGIALGPCTFAYMAPMLGVTFKLGAEQPLYAGSLLLMYGIGHCSVIVAAGTSTGLVQKYMNWNESSKGADLLKKVCGVLVLIGGLYLIYTAP, encoded by the coding sequence ATGGAACAGCTGTTCATTGCTTTGACGCATGCGATCGAAAGCACCCCGCTGATTGCTCTCAGTGCGGCGCTGGTCTGGGGCGTGCTGAGCATAATTCTCAGTCCGTGTCATCTGGCCAGCATTCCGTTGATTATCGGATTTATTGATGAACAGGGCCGCACTTCGCCCCGTCGGGCTTTTCTGACGGCTCTGCTGTTTGCCACCGGCATTCTGCTGACCATTGCGCTGATCGGTTTGATTACGGCGGCGCTGGGCCGCATGATGGGCGACGTCGGGCGCTACGGAAACTGGTTTGTAGCGTTGATCTTTTTTGTGGTCGGCCTGCATCTGCTGGGCGTGATTCCCATGCCGGGCAGCGGCCCGGGACAGGTGGGGATGAAACGAAAAGGACTGCTTGCCGCATTCATTCTCGGGCTTATTTTCGGCATTGCGCTCGGTCCCTGCACCTTTGCCTATATGGCACCGATGCTTGGAGTGACCTTTAAACTCGGTGCGGAACAGCCGCTCTATGCCGGAAGTCTGCTGCTGATGTACGGAATCGGACACTGCAGTGTCATTGTCGCCGCCGGCACCTCAACCGGTCTGGTGCAGAAATACATGAACTGGAACGAAAGCTCCAAAGGTGCCGACCTGCTTAAGAAAGTCTGCGGAGTGCTGGTGCTGATCGGGGGGCTTTACCTGATCTACACCGCGCCCTGA
- a CDS encoding ABC transporter permease subunit, whose protein sequence is MSKQEKWFRFGKSLSPKRVRGLTVASFILPLVLWSAISYIPGLWHPEVQIEKVGDSLYFDAGDRVDVETFELENKNLQASDGVPMVGKRVNPVYFPAPHEVVRALYSAFVTEPRRDGEPWFHESVAHSVRVVFWGFLLSSLFGVPLGILCGVFSYFSKLIEPFVEFFRYFPAPVFGALAVAILGINDAPKVAIIFIGTFFQQVLVIANTTRTVDFSLVEAAQTLGAKPGRLLFKVVIPAVLPKLYMDMRILLGWAWTYLIVAEVVGTSTGISWFINQQAKYRMFDNVYAAILVLGFIGLGTDMLLGALGKQLFAWEDGRRSGFGKMLRKIKPAPAEA, encoded by the coding sequence ATGTCTAAACAGGAAAAATGGTTCAGGTTCGGAAAGAGCCTTTCGCCGAAGCGCGTCAGGGGACTGACCGTTGCGTCGTTTATTCTTCCGCTCGTGCTCTGGTCGGCGATCAGTTATATTCCGGGTCTCTGGCATCCGGAAGTACAGATTGAGAAGGTTGGGGACAGTCTGTATTTTGATGCGGGCGACCGGGTCGACGTGGAGACTTTTGAGCTGGAAAACAAAAATCTTCAGGCATCGGACGGTGTTCCAATGGTGGGGAAACGGGTAAACCCGGTCTATTTCCCGGCGCCGCATGAGGTGGTTCGCGCGCTCTATTCCGCATTCGTCACCGAGCCGCGTCGCGATGGTGAACCATGGTTTCATGAAAGTGTGGCGCACAGTGTGCGGGTGGTCTTCTGGGGTTTTCTGCTTTCATCGCTGTTCGGGGTTCCGCTTGGTATTCTCTGCGGCGTCTTCAGCTATTTTTCCAAACTGATTGAACCGTTTGTGGAGTTTTTCCGCTACTTCCCGGCCCCGGTGTTCGGTGCGCTGGCGGTGGCGATTCTGGGCATCAACGATGCGCCGAAAGTGGCGATCATTTTTATCGGTACGTTTTTCCAGCAGGTGCTGGTGATCGCCAACACGACGCGGACGGTGGATTTCAGTCTGGTTGAGGCCGCGCAAACGCTGGGAGCCAAACCGGGACGACTGCTTTTCAAGGTCGTGATTCCCGCGGTACTGCCGAAACTGTATATGGATATGCGGATTCTGCTGGGCTGGGCATGGACCTACCTGATTGTGGCGGAGGTTGTCGGCACCAGTACAGGCATCAGCTGGTTTATTAATCAGCAGGCCAAATACCGTATGTTCGACAATGTCTATGCCGCGATCCTGGTGCTCGGTTTTATCGGGCTGGGCACCGACATGCTGCTCGGTGCGCTCGGGAAACAGCTGTTTGCCTGGGAGGACGGGCGGCGTTCAGGATTCGGCAAAATGCTGCGAAAAATAAAACCTGCACCGGCGGAGGCCTGA
- a CDS encoding transporter substrate-binding domain-containing protein, producing MKLTFLMRPIAVIMALIATAAVAEPLKIAYSDWPGWVAWDIAKEKGFFEKHGVEVELLWFEYVASMDAFAAGKADAVCVANGDSVVLNATGARNVMILVNDYSNGNDKIVAREGIADVKALKGKKIGVEIGFLSHALLIKALQDNGMSEKDVELINMPTHQAAQVLASGDVDAIVAWQPHSGMALKASEGSTAVYTTADAPGIIYDTLCVAPGSILKRKADWQKVVAAWYDVIDYMADPANEEEMLQILSARVGLTPAEYKPFLSGTYMMSKDEVLKALEPGDGFESLYGSCEVVNQFFVANKVYEEPVAVKRTIDPSFTKSVK from the coding sequence ATGAAACTGACCTTCCTTATGAGACCCATTGCTGTGATCATGGCGCTGATTGCCACTGCTGCTGTGGCGGAACCGCTTAAAATTGCCTATAGCGATTGGCCGGGCTGGGTGGCCTGGGATATCGCCAAGGAAAAAGGATTTTTTGAAAAGCACGGCGTGGAAGTGGAACTGCTTTGGTTTGAATATGTGGCCTCGATGGATGCCTTCGCGGCGGGTAAAGCCGATGCGGTCTGTGTGGCCAACGGCGACTCGGTGGTGCTCAATGCCACGGGGGCCCGCAACGTGATGATTCTGGTGAACGACTATTCCAACGGGAACGACAAAATCGTCGCCCGGGAAGGGATCGCCGATGTGAAAGCGTTGAAAGGAAAGAAGATCGGTGTCGAAATCGGTTTTCTCAGCCATGCGCTGCTGATCAAGGCGTTGCAGGATAACGGCATGTCGGAAAAGGATGTGGAACTCATCAATATGCCGACGCATCAGGCGGCACAGGTGCTGGCGTCCGGCGATGTGGATGCGATCGTGGCGTGGCAGCCGCATTCCGGCATGGCGTTGAAAGCCTCCGAGGGATCCACGGCGGTGTATACGACAGCCGATGCGCCCGGCATTATCTATGATACGCTTTGTGTGGCACCCGGCAGCATTCTGAAACGCAAAGCCGACTGGCAGAAGGTGGTGGCGGCCTGGTATGACGTGATCGACTATATGGCCGATCCGGCCAATGAAGAGGAAATGCTTCAGATTCTCTCCGCCCGCGTCGGTCTTACGCCGGCTGAATATAAACCCTTTCTCTCCGGCACCTACATGATGAGCAAAGACGAAGTGCTCAAGGCGCTTGAGCCCGGAGACGGATTTGAGTCACTTTATGGTTCCTGTGAAGTGGTGAATCAGTTTTTCGTTGCCAACAAGGTTTATGAAGAACCGGTGGCGGTTAAGCGCACCATCGATCCGTCGTTCACTAAATCCGTGAAATAA
- a CDS encoding urea carboxylase-associated family protein → MKSIPEEKILYETVVSGGWNFSHIVRRGCTLRITDLEGGGNASVLFYNADNYTERYNMGDTLKIQHISSLFKHACIYSDMGRVLMSIPDTSNDWHDVICGVTYREDMLQRFGTKSYQEARNDFYRNGYDSLTVELAKYGMTKRDFTNVVNFFSKTDIDADGNMTFVPDASPAGSFVDLRAEMDTLVILDAGMHPLNPSSEYVAKPIGITLYASEPAAADDPCRMLCPENQRGFENSENYYL, encoded by the coding sequence ATGAAATCTATACCCGAAGAAAAAATACTGTATGAAACCGTGGTTTCCGGAGGCTGGAACTTTTCGCACATTGTGCGCCGCGGCTGTACATTGCGGATTACCGATCTTGAAGGCGGCGGCAATGCCTCGGTGCTGTTTTACAATGCGGACAACTATACCGAGCGCTATAACATGGGTGACACCCTGAAAATCCAGCACATCTCATCGCTCTTCAAACATGCCTGTATCTATTCCGATATGGGCCGCGTGCTTATGAGTATTCCCGATACATCGAACGACTGGCACGATGTCATCTGCGGGGTGACCTACCGCGAAGACATGCTCCAGCGTTTCGGCACAAAAAGCTATCAGGAAGCCCGCAACGATTTTTATCGGAACGGTTATGACTCGCTTACGGTTGAGCTGGCCAAATACGGCATGACCAAGCGCGACTTCACTAATGTGGTGAATTTCTTTTCAAAAACCGACATCGATGCCGACGGCAATATGACCTTTGTTCCTGATGCATCACCGGCCGGTTCCTTCGTGGATCTGCGTGCCGAGATGGATACGCTGGTCATTCTGGATGCCGGTATGCATCCGCTGAATCCGTCGAGCGAATATGTGGCGAAGCCGATCGGTATCACACTGTATGCATCCGAACCCGCCGCGGCCGATGATCCCTGCCGGATGCTCTGCCCGGAGAATCAGCGCGGGTTTGAAAATTCGGAAAATTATTATTTGTAG
- a CDS encoding ABC transporter ATP-binding protein produces MDLKVFAVCKSYGEVEALKYVDLKVETGEFFTLLGPSGCGKTTLLRVIAGLEMADSGMVMLGGEAITWKPANERPVNTVFQSYALFPHLTVTENICFGLMSRKMPKADALAKAGEMLDLVQLEGFGDRKPDQMSGGQRQRVALARALANEPELLLLDEPMSALDAKLRVQVQIELRQIQQRLEKTFIMVTHDQHEALTVSDRMAVMNVGEVAQIGDVREVYDRPKTRFVADFLQAQNFIEAEKVSDGLIRTSYGDWPVADDIPWEKGMVTVRPENMSVTEDASACTFKGRVQTSLYRGCYQELFLDNGLQVETESVRPFARGEEVMVNVPAESVVMLND; encoded by the coding sequence ATGGACTTAAAGGTATTTGCAGTTTGTAAGAGCTACGGTGAGGTGGAGGCGTTGAAATATGTCGACCTCAAAGTTGAAACGGGGGAGTTCTTTACCTTGCTGGGCCCGTCCGGCTGCGGTAAAACCACACTGCTGCGTGTGATTGCCGGTCTCGAAATGGCCGACAGCGGAATGGTGATGCTCGGCGGCGAAGCCATCACCTGGAAGCCGGCCAACGAGCGTCCGGTGAATACCGTGTTCCAGAGCTACGCCCTCTTTCCGCATCTCACGGTCACGGAGAATATCTGCTTCGGTCTGATGTCGCGCAAGATGCCGAAGGCCGACGCGCTGGCCAAAGCCGGAGAAATGCTCGATCTTGTGCAGCTCGAAGGTTTCGGTGACCGTAAACCGGATCAGATGTCCGGCGGGCAGCGCCAGCGCGTGGCGCTGGCCCGCGCTCTGGCCAACGAGCCGGAGCTGCTTCTGCTCGATGAACCGATGTCCGCACTTGATGCCAAGCTCCGGGTTCAGGTGCAGATTGAGTTGCGCCAGATTCAGCAGCGCCTCGAAAAAACCTTTATCATGGTCACGCACGATCAGCACGAAGCCCTTACGGTTTCCGACCGCATGGCCGTCATGAATGTTGGAGAAGTGGCACAGATCGGCGATGTCCGCGAAGTCTACGACCGACCGAAAACCCGGTTTGTGGCAGACTTCCTTCAGGCCCAGAATTTTATCGAAGCCGAAAAAGTTTCGGACGGGTTGATCAGAACATCCTACGGCGACTGGCCGGTGGCTGATGATATTCCGTGGGAGAAAGGGATGGTTACAGTGCGTCCCGAAAATATGAGCGTTACCGAAGACGCCTCGGCCTGCACTTTCAAAGGCCGTGTGCAGACTTCGCTCTACCGTGGCTGTTATCAGGAACTTTTCCTGGATAACGGCCTGCAGGTTGAAACCGAATCCGTCCGCCCGTTTGCCCGGGGCGAAGAAGTGATGGTTAACGTTCCGGCAGAATCGGTGGTGATGCTCAATGACTGA
- a CDS encoding DUF1989 domain-containing protein, translating into MSELKESTLVEEHARLSETVSAGTYWMKVVKKGEILRITDLEGNQAADTLFFNANNTEERYHANNTLRMQNNVYIKLGTEIRSNENNVMMKVVADTCGRHDTLGSACSCESNTSRYAHEKRYMHSCRDTFLQGILDWGNGMDKRDQVCNINFFMNVPVDPEGGSDFADGISEAGKYVELEAVMDTLVFVSNCPQLNNPCNGYNPTPVKMTIWEQ; encoded by the coding sequence ATGAGTGAATTGAAAGAAAGTACATTGGTTGAAGAACATGCCCGGCTGAGCGAAACGGTTTCAGCAGGAACCTATTGGATGAAGGTGGTGAAAAAAGGAGAGATTCTCCGGATTACCGATCTTGAAGGGAATCAGGCGGCTGATACCCTGTTCTTCAACGCGAACAATACCGAAGAACGTTACCATGCGAACAATACGCTGCGAATGCAGAACAACGTCTACATCAAGCTCGGCACAGAAATCCGTTCTAACGAAAACAACGTAATGATGAAAGTGGTGGCTGACACCTGCGGGCGGCACGATACGCTAGGCAGTGCCTGTTCCTGCGAAAGCAACACGTCGCGCTATGCCCATGAAAAACGTTATATGCACAGCTGCCGCGATACATTCCTGCAGGGGATTCTCGACTGGGGCAACGGCATGGATAAGCGCGATCAGGTCTGCAATATCAACTTTTTCATGAATGTTCCGGTCGATCCGGAAGGCGGGTCCGATTTTGCCGATGGGATATCCGAGGCCGGAAAATATGTAGAGCTGGAGGCCGTGATGGACACGCTTGTTTTTGTCTCCAACTGCCCGCAGCTGAATAATCCCTGCAACGGCTACAACCCGACACCGGTGAAGATGACGATCTGGGAACAATAA
- the atzF gene encoding allophanate hydrolase, with protein MKSLQISALHQAYAKGEETVASVMEKCLQQADELAPEVWIRKLTAEEVSIYVGALKGESPETKPLYGIPFVIKDNIDLAGIPTTAACPEYSYVPDQSAHVVARLIEAGAIPLGKTNMDQFATGLVGTRSPYGACPNSFDPAYVSGGSSSGSAVAVAEGCASFSLGTDTAGSGRVPAAFNNLIGLKPSRGALSCSGVVPACKSLDCVSVFALDASDAQTVFEVVNDFDPGDCYSRELEQVPVISSGWKFGVPKREQLKFFGSREYESAFSESLDMLEKAGGTRVEVDFQPFLDAADLLYSGAWVNERYAAVGPFIEEHPEAVLETTRNIILSGLDIAAPDVFRGFYTLQEFKRIADAVMRSVDLIVTPTAGTPYTIDEVNADPVQLNTNLGYYTNYMNLLDYAAIAVPTVLTPSVPFGVTLLSFAGHDLKLLQLADRLHQVSGLNVGKTDRRPTPLELPAKKKRTIDLAVCGAHLNGYPLHHQLEELGASFVESTETAKSYRMYAFETDGIAKPGLIRDAEKGRRIYVEIYRMTYQNFGKFVAAIPAPLGIGKIKLRGGAEVCGFIAEPEVAAIGKEITELGDWRKFAG; from the coding sequence ATGAAAAGTTTACAGATCAGTGCGCTGCATCAGGCGTATGCAAAGGGTGAAGAGACGGTGGCATCCGTCATGGAAAAATGTCTGCAGCAGGCGGATGAGCTTGCGCCGGAGGTGTGGATCCGGAAGCTGACGGCGGAAGAGGTTTCTATTTATGTGGGGGCTCTGAAGGGGGAATCGCCGGAGACGAAGCCGTTGTACGGTATTCCGTTTGTGATTAAGGATAATATTGATCTGGCCGGTATTCCGACGACGGCGGCGTGCCCGGAATATAGTTATGTCCCGGATCAGTCGGCACATGTAGTAGCCAGGCTGATTGAGGCCGGGGCGATTCCATTGGGCAAAACCAATATGGATCAGTTTGCAACCGGGCTGGTGGGCACGCGGTCACCCTATGGCGCCTGCCCAAACAGCTTTGATCCGGCTTATGTTTCCGGGGGGTCGAGCAGCGGTTCAGCGGTTGCTGTGGCGGAAGGTTGTGCCTCGTTTTCGCTGGGCACGGATACGGCCGGTTCCGGCCGGGTTCCGGCGGCATTCAATAATCTGATCGGATTGAAACCGTCACGCGGTGCACTGAGCTGTTCGGGGGTGGTGCCGGCGTGTAAGAGTCTTGACTGTGTTTCGGTTTTTGCGCTGGATGCGTCTGATGCCCAGACAGTGTTTGAGGTGGTGAATGATTTTGATCCGGGGGACTGTTATTCCCGTGAACTGGAGCAGGTTCCGGTAATTTCCAGCGGTTGGAAATTCGGGGTGCCGAAAAGAGAGCAGTTGAAGTTTTTCGGAAGCCGTGAATATGAATCCGCATTTTCTGAAAGTCTGGATATGCTGGAGAAGGCGGGCGGCACACGGGTTGAGGTGGATTTTCAGCCGTTCCTTGATGCGGCAGATCTGCTGTATTCCGGGGCCTGGGTGAATGAGCGTTATGCGGCGGTCGGTCCGTTCATTGAAGAGCATCCGGAGGCCGTGCTGGAGACGACACGGAATATTATTCTGTCAGGGCTGGATATTGCTGCACCGGATGTGTTCAGGGGATTTTATACTTTGCAGGAGTTCAAACGCATTGCGGATGCGGTGATGAGATCGGTTGATCTGATTGTCACGCCAACAGCGGGCACGCCTTATACGATTGACGAAGTGAATGCGGATCCGGTTCAGCTGAATACCAATCTGGGGTATTACACCAATTATATGAATCTGCTGGACTATGCCGCTATTGCAGTGCCGACGGTACTGACGCCGTCGGTACCGTTCGGCGTGACGCTGCTCTCCTTTGCGGGGCATGACCTGAAACTGCTGCAGCTGGCGGACCGCCTGCATCAGGTGTCCGGCCTGAACGTCGGTAAAACGGATCGGCGGCCCACGCCGCTGGAACTGCCGGCAAAGAAAAAACGGACGATCGATCTTGCGGTCTGCGGCGCGCATCTTAACGGATATCCGCTGCACCATCAGCTTGAAGAACTCGGCGCCTCGTTTGTGGAATCAACCGAGACCGCGAAGTCTTACCGGATGTATGCTTTTGAAACAGACGGTATCGCCAAGCCCGGCCTGATCCGCGATGCGGAGAAGGGCAGGCGCATCTATGTGGAGATCTACCGGATGACCTATCAGAATTTCGGTAAATTTGTAGCCGCCATTCCGGCTCCGCTGGGCATCGGTAAAATCAAACTCCGGGGCGGGGCGGAGGTCTGCGGTTTTATCGCCGAACCCGAAGTGGCCGCCATCGGCAAAGAGATCACCGAACTTGGGGACTGGCGGAAGTTTGCCGGTTAG
- a CDS encoding CopG family ribbon-helix-helix protein, translated as MIRGKGMKKEKQNYKRFSVTMPAELYEELEEMAEDRGMDNRSMMISDLVKREVLKHRQLDRSRVMAGTLTISYDAAVDDCANRLIALRRNYLDEVISTFQVMLEDGKNLEIWLVQGQVEVLHTLLSRALKCSKSMMGQITFADAILPPLRTNR; from the coding sequence ATGATCAGAGGAAAGGGAATGAAGAAAGAAAAACAGAATTACAAACGGTTCAGTGTCACTATGCCGGCCGAGCTCTATGAAGAGCTCGAAGAGATGGCGGAAGATCGGGGGATGGATAACCGCTCCATGATGATCTCGGATCTGGTGAAACGTGAAGTGCTTAAACACCGTCAGCTGGACCGTTCCCGCGTGATGGCAGGAACGCTGACGATCTCCTACGACGCGGCGGTCGATGACTGTGCCAACCGGCTGATCGCGCTGCGCCGCAACTATCTGGATGAAGTGATCTCCACGTTTCAGGTGATGCTGGAGGATGGAAAAAATCTGGAGATCTGGCTGGTGCAGGGGCAGGTGGAGGTACTCCATACCCTGCTTTCCCGCGCGCTGAAATGCAGCAAAAGCATGATGGGGCAGATTACCTTTGCCGACGCCATCCTGCCGCCGCTCAGAACCAATCGATAA
- a CDS encoding thioredoxin, producing MKRIIPIVLLVVAVIAVVGIKNKKNHAAPEIAGCEGGVCTLPIPQEKVVQEAAEADAPVDSPLPKLLDLGAGKCIPCKMMAPILDEMKETFAGQLDVEFIDVWENQEAGQQYGIRMIPTQIFFDADGQELFRHEGFYAREDMLKKWQELGFEFEDRAESAE from the coding sequence ATTGCTGGTGGTTGCAGTGATTGCCGTAGTAGGCATAAAAAACAAAAAGAATCATGCCGCTCCGGAAATCGCCGGTTGCGAAGGGGGTGTCTGCACACTGCCGATTCCGCAGGAAAAGGTGGTGCAGGAAGCGGCGGAGGCCGATGCGCCCGTCGACAGTCCGTTGCCGAAACTGCTCGATCTGGGAGCCGGCAAGTGCATTCCGTGTAAAATGATGGCGCCGATTCTTGATGAGATGAAGGAAACCTTCGCCGGACAGCTTGATGTGGAATTCATTGATGTCTGGGAAAACCAGGAAGCCGGACAGCAGTATGGAATCCGTATGATTCCGACACAGATTTTTTTCGATGCGGATGGCCAGGAACTGTTTCGTCATGAAGGATTTTATGCCCGCGAAGATATGCTGAAAAAATGGCAGGAGCTGGGCTTTGAGTTTGAAGACCGCGCTGAATCTGCAGAGTAG
- a CDS encoding spermidine/putrescine ABC transporter substrate-binding protein — MNVKFGALALGALLAGSAAAREELNIYIWSEYTEPELTKAFEEKYDCKVIETNYENCEEMVAKLQAGGLSQYDMVFPSDYILPSMIQLGLLEELDHSRIPNIKNLTDTFTSPSFDPGNKYSVAYQWGTVGLIYNIEKFGKIDSWKAILEADDSTRFSLFDSEREMTGIALAYLGYSMNTTNKKELMEAAQLLIKAKKKKGYSGFDANVGGFSKVQAGTLDMSFCYSGDAFANFKDNDHLSYVIPKEGTVVWCDSMCITRKAPNKDLAYKYINFILDAKNGAQLSNYIAFATPNKASLPLIDKELIENPSIYPDAATEKKLEFILDAGANTAMYGELWKMIKTR; from the coding sequence ATGAACGTGAAATTCGGAGCCCTCGCTCTTGGAGCCCTGCTGGCCGGTTCGGCTGCTGCCAGGGAAGAGCTGAACATCTATATCTGGTCGGAATACACCGAGCCGGAGCTGACCAAGGCGTTTGAAGAAAAGTATGACTGCAAGGTCATTGAAACGAACTATGAAAACTGTGAAGAGATGGTCGCCAAGCTACAGGCCGGCGGCCTTTCCCAGTATGACATGGTTTTCCCGTCTGACTATATCCTCCCATCGATGATTCAGCTCGGTCTGCTCGAAGAACTGGATCATTCCAGGATTCCGAACATTAAAAATCTGACCGATACGTTTACCTCACCGAGTTTCGATCCGGGCAATAAATATTCGGTGGCCTATCAGTGGGGTACTGTCGGCCTGATCTACAACATCGAAAAATTCGGTAAAATTGATTCCTGGAAAGCTATTCTTGAAGCGGATGATTCCACTCGCTTTTCACTCTTTGATTCCGAGCGCGAGATGACCGGCATTGCACTGGCCTATCTCGGTTATTCCATGAACACCACCAACAAGAAAGAACTGATGGAAGCAGCTCAGCTGCTGATCAAAGCGAAGAAGAAAAAAGGTTATTCCGGCTTCGATGCCAACGTCGGCGGCTTTTCCAAGGTTCAGGCCGGAACGCTCGACATGTCGTTCTGCTACAGCGGTGATGCCTTTGCCAACTTCAAAGATAACGATCATCTCTCTTATGTGATTCCGAAAGAGGGAACCGTGGTTTGGTGCGACAGCATGTGCATCACCAGGAAGGCACCGAACAAAGATCTGGCCTATAAATACATCAACTTCATTCTGGATGCGAAGAATGGCGCGCAGCTTTCCAATTACATCGCATTTGCCACACCGAACAAAGCATCACTGCCTCTGATTGACAAAGAGCTGATCGAAAATCCGTCCATCTATCCGGATGCGGCCACGGAGAAGAAGCTGGAGTTTATTCTCGATGCCGGCGCGAATACCGCCATGTACGGTGAGCTCTGGAAAATGATCAAAACCCGCTAA